The genome window TATTGATGTCTAAAATTTCCGCAGCGAAACGGGTGATGTGTCTTGGTGTTAATACAATTCCGATTTCTTTTGCGCCATTTCCATATTTTAGGAAAACTTCATAGAATTTTCCAAGAACATCGTTTCCTGAATTCATCGCTGAACGAATATTTAGGTTTTCAAGCTCTTGAATAGTCTTTACAAGGGCGCTTTTGAATTTGATGTGATTGTCGGGACTTGGAGGTAGAGCGATTTTTATGCAATCGAAAAACTCAGGTTTTCTATTTCTTACCAAAATGTTTTGCGCTCTGCTGTTAATATCTTGAATTAGAACAATTGGGGCTGCATCAACATTTGGTCTGCTATCATCGACAAGAGCGAGTAGAAGTGCGGCCATCACTCTAGCTCTTTGATTTTTGTTAATTGCACCCAGATGCAGAATTTTGTTTATTTCTTCTGCTGTTTTAAGAAAAATTGTTTCATCAATTGGCAAGTCTGCAATTTCAGCAGTATTTCTTTCAAGCAATTCTTTACAAATAACGGGTGAAAGTAATCCTGATGCGATTTTTCCATTAATTTTAATTGGGACAAATTCATTTCCGACCAGAAATGCTGATTCAACGACATATCCTTCATCATCGTTTCCGGCAATTCCTGAAATAATTGGCGCTTTTACTGCTCGACTTTGATTAATTTGTTTTGCGTATGCTTTGGCCTCTGCAATCGCTTGCCCCAATTTGCTTTTGGATGATTTTGCCTCGATAACGTAATATTTGGATTCAGTTAGCTTAACGATGTTCTCTGGCCGGTCTTGAACAAGCCATTTTCGCAGTTCTCCATCTTCTAAACATTCATTTTGGGTGAATAGCTGTCCGCCTTGGACTCGTAAGGGGTTTCTGACAATCCACCCCAGATTTTTCAAGTGGTCTTTGATGAAACCGTATGCGTGAACTTCGCTTATTCGGGGATTAGGCATTGTTTTCACCCCTTTCTGTAGAATGTCTGTCCGTTTTGGTCTTTTT of Candidatus Diapherotrites archaeon contains these proteins:
- a CDS encoding DNA methyltransferase translates to MPNPRISEVHAYGFIKDHLKNLGWIVRNPLRVQGGQLFTQNECLEDGELRKWLVQDRPENIVKLTESKYYVIEAKSSKSKLGQAIAEAKAYAKQINQSRAVKAPIISGIAGNDDEGYVVESAFLVGNEFVPIKINGKIASGLLSPVICKELLERNTAEIADLPIDETIFLKTAEEINKILHLGAINKNQRARVMAALLLALVDDSRPNVDAAPIVLIQDINSRAQNILVRNRKPEFFDCIKIALPPSPDNHIKFKSALVKTIQELENLNIRSAMNSGNDVLGKFYEVFLKYGNGAKEIGIVLTPRHITRFAAEILDIN